CCGCCACCTGCTCCCGGAGATAGCCGCAGAGCCCGCGCAGCTCGCCTGCCGGCACGCGGACGGCATGCCAGCCGTCGCCGAGACGGGCGGCGCGACGGATCGCCGGGCGGCTGTTGCCGCCCACCCAGATAGGCGGATGCGGCTTCTGGACGGGCTTCGGGAAGCAGCCCACCTCGGGGAAGCGGTAGAAGCGCCCCTCGAAGGAGGCGCGCTCCTCGGTCCAGAGCGCCTTGAAGATCCGGATCCACTCGTCGGCGACCGCTCCCCGGTGCTCGTAGGGCGGCGAGTCCAGCACGGCGAACTCCTCGGCCATCCAGCCCACGCCCACGCCCACGAAGAGCCGGCCGGCTGAGATCGCGTCCATGGTCGCGAGCATCTTGGCCGTCAGGACGGGGTTGCGGTATGGCAGCACCAGCACGCTGGGGCCCAGCCGGATGGTCTGCGTGCCGCCGGCCAGGAAGGCCAGCAGCGAGAGCGCCTCGAGGTAATCCCACTCTGGGGGCACGGCGAGCCGCCCCGTCGGGCTGTAGGGGTACGGCGACTCGACGCGGCGGGGGATCACCACGTGATCCGTCACCACCAGCGAGTCGTAGCCGAGCGCCTCGGCGCGCTGGGCCGTCTTGAGCGCGAAGGGACCGGTGGCCAGCTCCCCCCAGTTGTTCACCTGAAAGCCGAGCCTGACCATGGCCGCTCCTTGCCGGTACGGGGTGCCCGCCGCCGCGCCTCGAGGGGGCGCGCCCCGATGGTAGTCCGGCCCCACGCGTTGTCAACGCCGATTCCCGCGGGTCATCCTGCGCGCCGCCAGCCGGGCGAGACGGCCCCGGCGATGGCCTTGACGCCGTCCGGGGTGCTGCAGGCCCCCACGGGGTCAGCGCTTGAGCAGGTAGGTGACGTCGGTGATGACGGTGTTCCGCCGAAAGAGAAAGGCTCCCTTGATCAGGAGAGCGGTCTGATTGTGCAGGACATGCTGCCACCAGCGGCGCGGGAGGAACTCGGGCAGCACGATGGTGACCATCTGGTCGTCCCCCCGCGACTGGATCTGGTCGACATAGCTGGCGAGGGGACGCACGAGTGATCGGTACGGCGAGGTCAGGACCACCAGGGGCACGCCCAGTCCCCACGCGGCCCACTTCTCCTCGATCTTCGGGGTCCGGGCCGGGTCGGTCTCGACGTAGACGGCCCGGACCGCGGCCGACGGAGCGAGCGTCCGCGCGTACTGCACCGCCCGCACAACGCCCCGGTGGACGTCACCGATCGGAACCAGCACCGTGTGCTGGAAGGACGGGGGCCCTTCCAGCCCGTGGAGCGAGAGCTCGGCGGCAACCTCCTCGTAATGCCGGTGGACACCGATGAAGGCCGCCACCACGAGGGGGACGATGAGGACGACGATCCAGGCGCCCTCGGCGAACTTGGTCACCGCAAGTGTCAGGAGCACGATGCCGGTGACGACGGCCCCGACGCCGTTCACGGCGATGCGCCAGTGCCAGCCCCTGGCCCTCTGCCGCAGCCAGTGACGGACCATGCCGCTCTGCGAGAGCGTGAAGGAGGCGAAGACGCCGACAGCGTACAGCGGCAGGAGCGCATGCGTGTCGCCGCCAAAGGCCAGGACGAGGACCACGGCGAACCCGCTGAGGATCAGGATGCCGTTGGAGAAGACGAGCCGGTCCCCCTGGGTCGCGAACTGCCGGGGCATGAAGCGGTCCCGGGCGAGGAGGGATGACAGGCGCGGGAAGTCGGCATAGGAGGTATTGGCGGCGAGCAGCAGGATCAGCATGGTGGAGGCCTGAACGGCATAGTACGGCAGGCCCGCGCCGAAGACCCGGCGAGCGAT
The sequence above is drawn from the Candidatus Rokuibacteriota bacterium genome and encodes:
- a CDS encoding LLM class F420-dependent oxidoreductase, producing the protein MVRLGFQVNNWGELATGPFALKTAQRAEALGYDSLVVTDHVVIPRRVESPYPYSPTGRLAVPPEWDYLEALSLLAFLAGGTQTIRLGPSVLVLPYRNPVLTAKMLATMDAISAGRLFVGVGVGWMAEEFAVLDSPPYEHRGAVADEWIRIFKALWTEERASFEGRFYRFPEVGCFPKPVQKPHPPIWVGGNSRPAIRRAARLGDGWHAVRVPAGELRGLCGYLREQVAACGRAPGDCALTVLYGIRVVGPGGDATRRPTEEDPDRVFVGTAAQVAERIKPVLDLGPTDVIFHCRAGSGDEVLETMERLAGEVWPRLTK
- a CDS encoding APC family permease yields the protein MGLGPVKRWLVGSPMPLAQAKHERLGKAVALAVFASDPLSSVAYATEEILIVLVLAGTAALSYSLPIGLGIGVLLAVVVVSYRQTVAAYPQGGGAYLVAKDNLGIPPALVAAAALLTDYVLTVAVSVAAGIAAVTSAVPALVRHRVILCVLAIAGITLGNLRGVRESGRMFAAPTYFFVISILGMVGYGLIAGALDWLPEAPYEPHPPGLEGIGLFLLLRAYAAGCTALTGVEAVSNGVPALRPPEGRNAQIVMSWLGIISIAMFLGITYLAYDFGIVPGGDETVVSKIARRVFGAGLPYYAVQASTMLILLLAANTSYADFPRLSSLLARDRFMPRQFATQGDRLVFSNGILILSGFAVVLVLAFGGDTHALLPLYAVGVFASFTLSQSGMVRHWLRQRARGWHWRIAVNGVGAVVTGIVLLTLAVTKFAEGAWIVVLIVPLVVAAFIGVHRHYEEVAAELSLHGLEGPPSFQHTVLVPIGDVHRGVVRAVQYARTLAPSAAVRAVYVETDPARTPKIEEKWAAWGLGVPLVVLTSPYRSLVRPLASYVDQIQSRGDDQMVTIVLPEFLPRRWWQHVLHNQTALLIKGAFLFRRNTVITDVTYLLKR